Proteins encoded in a region of the Carassius carassius chromosome 49, fCarCar2.1, whole genome shotgun sequence genome:
- the LOC132132659 gene encoding lysine-specific demethylase 2B-like isoform X1, with amino-acid sequence MDVSTQKGSEMSMAQFVRYFETPEDERDKLFNVISLEFSHTKLENLIKRPTVVDLVDWVDNMWPRHLKQEQTEATNVMSEMKYPKVQRYCLMSVKGCFTDFHIDFGGTSVWYHVFKGRKVFWLIPPSPHNLSLYGDWVLSGKQSDIFLGDRSDSCQRVELKQGYTFFIPSGWIHAVYTPEDTLVFGGNILHSFNIPMQLTVYEIENRTKVHSKFRYPFFYEMCWYVLERYVNCLTRRSYMSLEFGIHAADPKLVTESLISAPRLDMEEDLCDSRLERTEGTTQPSSAVPPYQTFKSPANASEDSFKSLASECPKTPSGSPGIEHSGKWTHLTEFELSGLKALVEKLESLPETKRCVPEGIEDPQALLDDVKVVLKEHADDSPQLAITGSPIVCWPKKTGKPRPLNRPKSKMGSSPSAAPGSTAGGVKLSSSRGSSSARRRRTRCRKCEACTRKECGECHFCKDMKKFGGPGRMKQSCILRQCIAPVLPHTAVCLMCGEAGKEDTVENEEDKFNMMLMECSICNEILHPACLKEKDSGGVVNDELPNCWECPKCSHSGKTGKQKRGPGFKYASNLPGSMLKEQRMNRDVKEELESNMSAESYTSTVSPVMKKTTDREDNPSCKSEDAFKKRSSKLEGNPLRKKRKLFEKDSNFNVKKKKKCSKLEALSTSNVLGQIKTEREDDEYDEDNRQEMERRAFGFVPSEEEDGDDEGEEEEKETMKEKSSPEENLKLEHKTSAAWKGDQSQGSFTKAGPSNDSGVDAQLRNQRKIKRKPCMPSKELSKVLSKQLNQEIQNTDDRLAHQNGRVVKTEPDSDGEDRKPLKDGSSHLRDWLGPKRELNGSLREQLPVSWIRTTPTPVIRPTPCRSPPKCVQMERHVIRPPPISPPPDGLPLDDGKNHVMRREVWMAVFSHLTHQDLCVCMRVCKTWNRWCCDKRLWTKIDLNRCKSITPLMLSGIIRRQPVSLDLSWTNISKKQLSWLINRLPGLRILLLAGCSWAALSALCTSSCPLLRTLDMQWVEGLKDNQIRDLLSPLTDNRPGQLDSRSKLRNVENLCLAGLDITDTSLKLIIKHMPSLSQLDLSYCNHITDQSVNILTAAGTTTRDSLTHINLSVCNRVTDLSLTYFKRCGNICHIDLRYCKQVTKEGCERFIAEMSVSVQFRLIEEKLLSKLS; translated from the exons ATGGACGTTAGTACGCAGAAGGGCTCAGAGATGAGCATGGCACAGTTTGTCCGCTACTTTGAGACGCCTGAGGATGAACGTGACAAGCTGTTCAACGTCATCAGCCTGGAGTTCAGTCACACCAAACTGGAGAATTTGATCAAGAGACCAACTGTG GTGGATCTGGTGGATTGGGTGGACAATATGTGGCCGCGGCATCTTAAACAGGAACAAACCGAAGCCACAAATGTCATGTCCGAGATGAAATATCCCAAAGTTCAGAG ATACTGTCTGATGAGTGTAAAAGGCTGTTTCACTGACTTTCACATCGACTTTGGCGGCACATCGGTGTGGTACCATGTCTTCAAAGGAAGGAAG GTCTTCTGGCTGATTCCTCCAAGCCCACACAATCTGTCTCTGTATGGGGACTGGGTTCTGTCAGGCAAACAGAGTGATATCTTCCTGGGTGACCGTTCAGACAGCTGCCAGCGAGTAGAGCTGAAACAGGGCTACACGTTCTTCATCCCTTCAG gttggaTCCATGCCGTCTACACTCCAGAAGACACCCTGGTGTTTGGCGGGAATATTCTACACAGTTTTAACATTCCCATGCAGCTCACTGTCTACGAAATTGAGAACAGAACAAAg GTGCACTCCAAATTCCGCTACCCTTTCTTCTATGAGATGTGCTGGTATGTGTTGGAGAGGTATGTGAACTGCTTGACCAGACGTTCGTACATGAGCCTGGAGTTTGGCATTCACGCTG CAGACCCCAAGCTTGTAACTGAGAGTCTCATCTCTGCTCCTCGGCTGGATATGGAGGAGGACTTGTGTGATTCACGGTTAGAGAGGACAGAGGGGACAACACAGCCCTCCTCAGCTGTCCCTCCCTATCAGACCTTCAAATCCCCGGCCAATGCTTCTGAAGACAGTTTCAAGTCGCTGGCTTCTGAGTGTCCCAAGACTCCATCTGGTTCACCTGGAATAGAACATTCCGGCAAATGGACCCACTTGACAGAGTTTGAGTTGAGTGGACTCAAGGCCTTGGTGGAGAAGCTGGAATCCCTTCCAGAGACAAAGAGATGCGTTCCAGAGGGCATCGAGGATCCACAAGCACTGCTTGATGACGTGAAG GTTGTGCTGAAGGAACATGCAGATGACAGTCCACAGTTGGCCATCACTGGTTCTCCTATTGTATGCTGGCCAAAGAAGACAGGCAAG CCACGGCCGCTTAATCGGCCAAAATCAAAGATGGGTTCGTCTCCATCGGCTGCTCCAGGCTCAACAGCGGGAGGAGTGAAGCTCTCGTCCAGCCGCGGTTCATCTAGTGCTCGGCGCAGACGGACACGCTGCAGGAAGTGTGAGGCATGTACACGCAAAGAGTGTGGGGAGTGCCACTTCTGCAAGGACATGAAGAAGTTTGGTGGACCAGGCCGCATGAAGCAGTCCTGTATCTTGAGACAGTGTATAGCG CCTGTTCTACCTCATACTGCTGTGTGTCTGATGTGCGGAGAGGCTGGGAAAGAAGACACTGTAGAGAATGAGGAGGACAAGTTTAACATGATGCTTATGGAGTGCTCTATCTGCAACGAGATCCTCCATCCAGCATGCTTGAAG GAGAAGGATTCTGGCGGTGTTGTAAATGATGAGTTGCCAAATTGCTGGGAGTGTCCAAAATGCAGTCATTCTGGAAAGACAGGGAAA CAAAAAAGAGGCCCAGGGTTTAAGTACGCCTCCAATCTCCCTGGCTCTATGCTCAAAGAGCAGCGAATGAACCGGGACGTAAAGGAAGAGCTGGAATCAAACATGTCTGCAGAGTCCTACACCTCTACTGTTTCACCTGTCATGAAGAAGACGACAGACCGAGAGGACAATCCTTCCTGCAAGTCAGAAGATGCGTTTAAGAAACGTTCTTCCAAATTGGAGGGCAACCCACTCCGCAAGAAGAGAAAACTCTTTGAAAAGGACTCCAATTTCAATGTTAAGAAAAAG AAGAAGTGCTCAAAGCTTGAAGCTCTCTCAACCTCTAATGTCCTGGGACAGATCAAGACAGAAAGAGAGGATGATGAGTATGATGAGGATAACAGACAAGAAATGGAGAGGAGAGCCTTCGGTTTTGTGCCCTCAGAAGAGGAGGATGGAGATGATGAAGGGGAGGAAGAAGAAAAGGAGACAATGAAGGAGAAGAGTAGCCCAGAGGAGAATTTGAAGCTTGAACACAAGACCTCCGCTGCATGGAAAGGTGACCAATCACAGGGCAGTTTTACCAAGGCAGGGCCCAGCAATGACTCGGGTGTTGATGCACAGTTGAGGAACCAGCGAAAAATCAAACGTAAGCCTTGCATGCCCAGCAAAGAACTGAGCAAAGTACTAAGCAAACAACTCAATCAGGAGATCCAGAATACAGATGATCGTCTAGCACATCAAAATGGCAGAGTGGTGAAGACTGAACCAGATAGTGATGGAGAGGACAGAAAACCACTGAAGGATGGAAGCAGCCATCTGAGAGACTGGCTGGGGCCTAAGCGGGAACTAAATGGATCCTTGCGAGAGCAGCTCCCAGTTAGTTGGATCAGGACTACACCTACCCCTGTCATTCGGCCAACACCTTGCCGCTCTCCACCGAAATGTGTTCAGATGGAGCGTCATGTTATTCGCCCCCCTCCGATCAGCCCCCCTCCGGATGGTCTGCCCCTAGATGATGGGAAGAATCATGTCATGCGGAGAGAGGTGTGGATGGCAGTGTTCAGTCACCTCACACACCAAGACCTGTGTGTCTGCATGCGGGTCTGCAAGACCTGGAACAGATG GTGCTGTGATAAAAGACTTTGGACTAAGATCGATCTGAACCGGTGCAAGTCAATCACTCCACTCATGCTGAGCGGCATTATCCGCAGACAGCCGGTCTCCCTGGACCTGAGTTGGACCAACATCTCTAAGAAGCAGCTCAGCTGGCTAATCAACAGATTACCTG GTCTGAGGATTCTGTTGCTGGCAGGGTGTTCGTGGGCAGCTTTATCTGCTTTATGCACATCCAGTTGTCCTTTGCTAAGAACTTTAGATATGCAGTGGGTAGAAGGACTCAAGGACAACCAGATAAGAGACCTACTCTCCCCGCTGACAGACAACAGACCAG GTCAGTTGGACAGTAGAAGTAAACTGAGGAATGTGGAGAATCTCTGTCTAGCTGGTCTGGACATCACGGATACGTCCCTGAAGCTGATCATAAAACACATGCCTTCATTGTCCCAACTGGATCTTAGTTACTGTAACCACATCACCGACCAGAGTGTCAACATCCTCACAGCAGCCGGCACCACGACCAGAGATTCTCTCACTCACATCAACCTTTCAG TTTGTAACAGAGTTACAGACCTGTCGTTGACCTACTTCAAGCGCTGCGGAAACATTTGTCATATCGACCTGCGGTACTGCAAACAGGTGACCAAAGAGGGTTGCGAGCGGTTCATCGCAGAGATGTCCGTCAGCGTGCAGTTCAGACTGATCGAGGAAAAACTACTGAGCAAACTGAGCTAG
- the LOC132132659 gene encoding lysine-specific demethylase 2B-like isoform X2, which translates to MSVKGCFTDFHIDFGGTSVWYHVFKGRKVFWLIPPSPHNLSLYGDWVLSGKQSDIFLGDRSDSCQRVELKQGYTFFIPSGWIHAVYTPEDTLVFGGNILHSFNIPMQLTVYEIENRTKVHSKFRYPFFYEMCWYVLERYVNCLTRRSYMSLEFGIHAADPKLVTESLISAPRLDMEEDLCDSRLERTEGTTQPSSAVPPYQTFKSPANASEDSFKSLASECPKTPSGSPGIEHSGKWTHLTEFELSGLKALVEKLESLPETKRCVPEGIEDPQALLDDVKVVLKEHADDSPQLAITGSPIVCWPKKTGKPRPLNRPKSKMGSSPSAAPGSTAGGVKLSSSRGSSSARRRRTRCRKCEACTRKECGECHFCKDMKKFGGPGRMKQSCILRQCIAPVLPHTAVCLMCGEAGKEDTVENEEDKFNMMLMECSICNEILHPACLKEKDSGGVVNDELPNCWECPKCSHSGKTGKQKRGPGFKYASNLPGSMLKEQRMNRDVKEELESNMSAESYTSTVSPVMKKTTDREDNPSCKSEDAFKKRSSKLEGNPLRKKRKLFEKDSNFNVKKKKKCSKLEALSTSNVLGQIKTEREDDEYDEDNRQEMERRAFGFVPSEEEDGDDEGEEEEKETMKEKSSPEENLKLEHKTSAAWKGDQSQGSFTKAGPSNDSGVDAQLRNQRKIKRKPCMPSKELSKVLSKQLNQEIQNTDDRLAHQNGRVVKTEPDSDGEDRKPLKDGSSHLRDWLGPKRELNGSLREQLPVSWIRTTPTPVIRPTPCRSPPKCVQMERHVIRPPPISPPPDGLPLDDGKNHVMRREVWMAVFSHLTHQDLCVCMRVCKTWNRWCCDKRLWTKIDLNRCKSITPLMLSGIIRRQPVSLDLSWTNISKKQLSWLINRLPGLRILLLAGCSWAALSALCTSSCPLLRTLDMQWVEGLKDNQIRDLLSPLTDNRPGQLDSRSKLRNVENLCLAGLDITDTSLKLIIKHMPSLSQLDLSYCNHITDQSVNILTAAGTTTRDSLTHINLSVCNRVTDLSLTYFKRCGNICHIDLRYCKQVTKEGCERFIAEMSVSVQFRLIEEKLLSKLS; encoded by the exons ATGAGTGTAAAAGGCTGTTTCACTGACTTTCACATCGACTTTGGCGGCACATCGGTGTGGTACCATGTCTTCAAAGGAAGGAAG GTCTTCTGGCTGATTCCTCCAAGCCCACACAATCTGTCTCTGTATGGGGACTGGGTTCTGTCAGGCAAACAGAGTGATATCTTCCTGGGTGACCGTTCAGACAGCTGCCAGCGAGTAGAGCTGAAACAGGGCTACACGTTCTTCATCCCTTCAG gttggaTCCATGCCGTCTACACTCCAGAAGACACCCTGGTGTTTGGCGGGAATATTCTACACAGTTTTAACATTCCCATGCAGCTCACTGTCTACGAAATTGAGAACAGAACAAAg GTGCACTCCAAATTCCGCTACCCTTTCTTCTATGAGATGTGCTGGTATGTGTTGGAGAGGTATGTGAACTGCTTGACCAGACGTTCGTACATGAGCCTGGAGTTTGGCATTCACGCTG CAGACCCCAAGCTTGTAACTGAGAGTCTCATCTCTGCTCCTCGGCTGGATATGGAGGAGGACTTGTGTGATTCACGGTTAGAGAGGACAGAGGGGACAACACAGCCCTCCTCAGCTGTCCCTCCCTATCAGACCTTCAAATCCCCGGCCAATGCTTCTGAAGACAGTTTCAAGTCGCTGGCTTCTGAGTGTCCCAAGACTCCATCTGGTTCACCTGGAATAGAACATTCCGGCAAATGGACCCACTTGACAGAGTTTGAGTTGAGTGGACTCAAGGCCTTGGTGGAGAAGCTGGAATCCCTTCCAGAGACAAAGAGATGCGTTCCAGAGGGCATCGAGGATCCACAAGCACTGCTTGATGACGTGAAG GTTGTGCTGAAGGAACATGCAGATGACAGTCCACAGTTGGCCATCACTGGTTCTCCTATTGTATGCTGGCCAAAGAAGACAGGCAAG CCACGGCCGCTTAATCGGCCAAAATCAAAGATGGGTTCGTCTCCATCGGCTGCTCCAGGCTCAACAGCGGGAGGAGTGAAGCTCTCGTCCAGCCGCGGTTCATCTAGTGCTCGGCGCAGACGGACACGCTGCAGGAAGTGTGAGGCATGTACACGCAAAGAGTGTGGGGAGTGCCACTTCTGCAAGGACATGAAGAAGTTTGGTGGACCAGGCCGCATGAAGCAGTCCTGTATCTTGAGACAGTGTATAGCG CCTGTTCTACCTCATACTGCTGTGTGTCTGATGTGCGGAGAGGCTGGGAAAGAAGACACTGTAGAGAATGAGGAGGACAAGTTTAACATGATGCTTATGGAGTGCTCTATCTGCAACGAGATCCTCCATCCAGCATGCTTGAAG GAGAAGGATTCTGGCGGTGTTGTAAATGATGAGTTGCCAAATTGCTGGGAGTGTCCAAAATGCAGTCATTCTGGAAAGACAGGGAAA CAAAAAAGAGGCCCAGGGTTTAAGTACGCCTCCAATCTCCCTGGCTCTATGCTCAAAGAGCAGCGAATGAACCGGGACGTAAAGGAAGAGCTGGAATCAAACATGTCTGCAGAGTCCTACACCTCTACTGTTTCACCTGTCATGAAGAAGACGACAGACCGAGAGGACAATCCTTCCTGCAAGTCAGAAGATGCGTTTAAGAAACGTTCTTCCAAATTGGAGGGCAACCCACTCCGCAAGAAGAGAAAACTCTTTGAAAAGGACTCCAATTTCAATGTTAAGAAAAAG AAGAAGTGCTCAAAGCTTGAAGCTCTCTCAACCTCTAATGTCCTGGGACAGATCAAGACAGAAAGAGAGGATGATGAGTATGATGAGGATAACAGACAAGAAATGGAGAGGAGAGCCTTCGGTTTTGTGCCCTCAGAAGAGGAGGATGGAGATGATGAAGGGGAGGAAGAAGAAAAGGAGACAATGAAGGAGAAGAGTAGCCCAGAGGAGAATTTGAAGCTTGAACACAAGACCTCCGCTGCATGGAAAGGTGACCAATCACAGGGCAGTTTTACCAAGGCAGGGCCCAGCAATGACTCGGGTGTTGATGCACAGTTGAGGAACCAGCGAAAAATCAAACGTAAGCCTTGCATGCCCAGCAAAGAACTGAGCAAAGTACTAAGCAAACAACTCAATCAGGAGATCCAGAATACAGATGATCGTCTAGCACATCAAAATGGCAGAGTGGTGAAGACTGAACCAGATAGTGATGGAGAGGACAGAAAACCACTGAAGGATGGAAGCAGCCATCTGAGAGACTGGCTGGGGCCTAAGCGGGAACTAAATGGATCCTTGCGAGAGCAGCTCCCAGTTAGTTGGATCAGGACTACACCTACCCCTGTCATTCGGCCAACACCTTGCCGCTCTCCACCGAAATGTGTTCAGATGGAGCGTCATGTTATTCGCCCCCCTCCGATCAGCCCCCCTCCGGATGGTCTGCCCCTAGATGATGGGAAGAATCATGTCATGCGGAGAGAGGTGTGGATGGCAGTGTTCAGTCACCTCACACACCAAGACCTGTGTGTCTGCATGCGGGTCTGCAAGACCTGGAACAGATG GTGCTGTGATAAAAGACTTTGGACTAAGATCGATCTGAACCGGTGCAAGTCAATCACTCCACTCATGCTGAGCGGCATTATCCGCAGACAGCCGGTCTCCCTGGACCTGAGTTGGACCAACATCTCTAAGAAGCAGCTCAGCTGGCTAATCAACAGATTACCTG GTCTGAGGATTCTGTTGCTGGCAGGGTGTTCGTGGGCAGCTTTATCTGCTTTATGCACATCCAGTTGTCCTTTGCTAAGAACTTTAGATATGCAGTGGGTAGAAGGACTCAAGGACAACCAGATAAGAGACCTACTCTCCCCGCTGACAGACAACAGACCAG GTCAGTTGGACAGTAGAAGTAAACTGAGGAATGTGGAGAATCTCTGTCTAGCTGGTCTGGACATCACGGATACGTCCCTGAAGCTGATCATAAAACACATGCCTTCATTGTCCCAACTGGATCTTAGTTACTGTAACCACATCACCGACCAGAGTGTCAACATCCTCACAGCAGCCGGCACCACGACCAGAGATTCTCTCACTCACATCAACCTTTCAG TTTGTAACAGAGTTACAGACCTGTCGTTGACCTACTTCAAGCGCTGCGGAAACATTTGTCATATCGACCTGCGGTACTGCAAACAGGTGACCAAAGAGGGTTGCGAGCGGTTCATCGCAGAGATGTCCGTCAGCGTGCAGTTCAGACTGATCGAGGAAAAACTACTGAGCAAACTGAGCTAG
- the LOC132132659 gene encoding lysine-specific demethylase 2B-like isoform X3, producing the protein MQLTVYEIENRTKVHSKFRYPFFYEMCWYVLERYVNCLTRRSYMSLEFGIHAADPKLVTESLISAPRLDMEEDLCDSRLERTEGTTQPSSAVPPYQTFKSPANASEDSFKSLASECPKTPSGSPGIEHSGKWTHLTEFELSGLKALVEKLESLPETKRCVPEGIEDPQALLDDVKVVLKEHADDSPQLAITGSPIVCWPKKTGKPRPLNRPKSKMGSSPSAAPGSTAGGVKLSSSRGSSSARRRRTRCRKCEACTRKECGECHFCKDMKKFGGPGRMKQSCILRQCIAPVLPHTAVCLMCGEAGKEDTVENEEDKFNMMLMECSICNEILHPACLKEKDSGGVVNDELPNCWECPKCSHSGKTGKQKRGPGFKYASNLPGSMLKEQRMNRDVKEELESNMSAESYTSTVSPVMKKTTDREDNPSCKSEDAFKKRSSKLEGNPLRKKRKLFEKDSNFNVKKKKKCSKLEALSTSNVLGQIKTEREDDEYDEDNRQEMERRAFGFVPSEEEDGDDEGEEEEKETMKEKSSPEENLKLEHKTSAAWKGDQSQGSFTKAGPSNDSGVDAQLRNQRKIKRKPCMPSKELSKVLSKQLNQEIQNTDDRLAHQNGRVVKTEPDSDGEDRKPLKDGSSHLRDWLGPKRELNGSLREQLPVSWIRTTPTPVIRPTPCRSPPKCVQMERHVIRPPPISPPPDGLPLDDGKNHVMRREVWMAVFSHLTHQDLCVCMRVCKTWNRWCCDKRLWTKIDLNRCKSITPLMLSGIIRRQPVSLDLSWTNISKKQLSWLINRLPGLRILLLAGCSWAALSALCTSSCPLLRTLDMQWVEGLKDNQIRDLLSPLTDNRPGQLDSRSKLRNVENLCLAGLDITDTSLKLIIKHMPSLSQLDLSYCNHITDQSVNILTAAGTTTRDSLTHINLSVCNRVTDLSLTYFKRCGNICHIDLRYCKQVTKEGCERFIAEMSVSVQFRLIEEKLLSKLS; encoded by the exons ATGCAGCTCACTGTCTACGAAATTGAGAACAGAACAAAg GTGCACTCCAAATTCCGCTACCCTTTCTTCTATGAGATGTGCTGGTATGTGTTGGAGAGGTATGTGAACTGCTTGACCAGACGTTCGTACATGAGCCTGGAGTTTGGCATTCACGCTG CAGACCCCAAGCTTGTAACTGAGAGTCTCATCTCTGCTCCTCGGCTGGATATGGAGGAGGACTTGTGTGATTCACGGTTAGAGAGGACAGAGGGGACAACACAGCCCTCCTCAGCTGTCCCTCCCTATCAGACCTTCAAATCCCCGGCCAATGCTTCTGAAGACAGTTTCAAGTCGCTGGCTTCTGAGTGTCCCAAGACTCCATCTGGTTCACCTGGAATAGAACATTCCGGCAAATGGACCCACTTGACAGAGTTTGAGTTGAGTGGACTCAAGGCCTTGGTGGAGAAGCTGGAATCCCTTCCAGAGACAAAGAGATGCGTTCCAGAGGGCATCGAGGATCCACAAGCACTGCTTGATGACGTGAAG GTTGTGCTGAAGGAACATGCAGATGACAGTCCACAGTTGGCCATCACTGGTTCTCCTATTGTATGCTGGCCAAAGAAGACAGGCAAG CCACGGCCGCTTAATCGGCCAAAATCAAAGATGGGTTCGTCTCCATCGGCTGCTCCAGGCTCAACAGCGGGAGGAGTGAAGCTCTCGTCCAGCCGCGGTTCATCTAGTGCTCGGCGCAGACGGACACGCTGCAGGAAGTGTGAGGCATGTACACGCAAAGAGTGTGGGGAGTGCCACTTCTGCAAGGACATGAAGAAGTTTGGTGGACCAGGCCGCATGAAGCAGTCCTGTATCTTGAGACAGTGTATAGCG CCTGTTCTACCTCATACTGCTGTGTGTCTGATGTGCGGAGAGGCTGGGAAAGAAGACACTGTAGAGAATGAGGAGGACAAGTTTAACATGATGCTTATGGAGTGCTCTATCTGCAACGAGATCCTCCATCCAGCATGCTTGAAG GAGAAGGATTCTGGCGGTGTTGTAAATGATGAGTTGCCAAATTGCTGGGAGTGTCCAAAATGCAGTCATTCTGGAAAGACAGGGAAA CAAAAAAGAGGCCCAGGGTTTAAGTACGCCTCCAATCTCCCTGGCTCTATGCTCAAAGAGCAGCGAATGAACCGGGACGTAAAGGAAGAGCTGGAATCAAACATGTCTGCAGAGTCCTACACCTCTACTGTTTCACCTGTCATGAAGAAGACGACAGACCGAGAGGACAATCCTTCCTGCAAGTCAGAAGATGCGTTTAAGAAACGTTCTTCCAAATTGGAGGGCAACCCACTCCGCAAGAAGAGAAAACTCTTTGAAAAGGACTCCAATTTCAATGTTAAGAAAAAG AAGAAGTGCTCAAAGCTTGAAGCTCTCTCAACCTCTAATGTCCTGGGACAGATCAAGACAGAAAGAGAGGATGATGAGTATGATGAGGATAACAGACAAGAAATGGAGAGGAGAGCCTTCGGTTTTGTGCCCTCAGAAGAGGAGGATGGAGATGATGAAGGGGAGGAAGAAGAAAAGGAGACAATGAAGGAGAAGAGTAGCCCAGAGGAGAATTTGAAGCTTGAACACAAGACCTCCGCTGCATGGAAAGGTGACCAATCACAGGGCAGTTTTACCAAGGCAGGGCCCAGCAATGACTCGGGTGTTGATGCACAGTTGAGGAACCAGCGAAAAATCAAACGTAAGCCTTGCATGCCCAGCAAAGAACTGAGCAAAGTACTAAGCAAACAACTCAATCAGGAGATCCAGAATACAGATGATCGTCTAGCACATCAAAATGGCAGAGTGGTGAAGACTGAACCAGATAGTGATGGAGAGGACAGAAAACCACTGAAGGATGGAAGCAGCCATCTGAGAGACTGGCTGGGGCCTAAGCGGGAACTAAATGGATCCTTGCGAGAGCAGCTCCCAGTTAGTTGGATCAGGACTACACCTACCCCTGTCATTCGGCCAACACCTTGCCGCTCTCCACCGAAATGTGTTCAGATGGAGCGTCATGTTATTCGCCCCCCTCCGATCAGCCCCCCTCCGGATGGTCTGCCCCTAGATGATGGGAAGAATCATGTCATGCGGAGAGAGGTGTGGATGGCAGTGTTCAGTCACCTCACACACCAAGACCTGTGTGTCTGCATGCGGGTCTGCAAGACCTGGAACAGATG GTGCTGTGATAAAAGACTTTGGACTAAGATCGATCTGAACCGGTGCAAGTCAATCACTCCACTCATGCTGAGCGGCATTATCCGCAGACAGCCGGTCTCCCTGGACCTGAGTTGGACCAACATCTCTAAGAAGCAGCTCAGCTGGCTAATCAACAGATTACCTG GTCTGAGGATTCTGTTGCTGGCAGGGTGTTCGTGGGCAGCTTTATCTGCTTTATGCACATCCAGTTGTCCTTTGCTAAGAACTTTAGATATGCAGTGGGTAGAAGGACTCAAGGACAACCAGATAAGAGACCTACTCTCCCCGCTGACAGACAACAGACCAG GTCAGTTGGACAGTAGAAGTAAACTGAGGAATGTGGAGAATCTCTGTCTAGCTGGTCTGGACATCACGGATACGTCCCTGAAGCTGATCATAAAACACATGCCTTCATTGTCCCAACTGGATCTTAGTTACTGTAACCACATCACCGACCAGAGTGTCAACATCCTCACAGCAGCCGGCACCACGACCAGAGATTCTCTCACTCACATCAACCTTTCAG TTTGTAACAGAGTTACAGACCTGTCGTTGACCTACTTCAAGCGCTGCGGAAACATTTGTCATATCGACCTGCGGTACTGCAAACAGGTGACCAAAGAGGGTTGCGAGCGGTTCATCGCAGAGATGTCCGTCAGCGTGCAGTTCAGACTGATCGAGGAAAAACTACTGAGCAAACTGAGCTAG